The window AAAGAATATTACAACACAGTAGCAACACAGTGACTGCATGGAAGTCAGGCGAGTCAAGCAGGAGACCATCAgtgactctgcatgtgtcttatCAAAGCCGACTTCCAAGAAAATGTGTCACCACAAtttgagcaactgaaaggtctTTCTCCTGTGTGAGTTCTCATGTGTGACTGCATGTTTGTCTTTCGcttgaatcgtttaccacactctgagcaactgaaagggttttctccagtgtgtattttcAGGTGTAATCGCAAGTTTCTCTTTtgagtgaagcgtttaccacagtgtgaacaagtaaaaggtttttctcctacGTGCGTTGTCATGTGTGATTGCATGCTTGTCTTTCGAGTGAAgagtttaccacagtctgagcaactaaaaggtttttctcctgtgtgtgttctcatatgTAATTGCATGTGTGCCTTTAAAGTGAAacatttaccacagtctgagcaactaaaaggtttttctcctgtgtgtatcatcatgtgtctttgcatgcTTGCCTTTAAAGTGAAGCGTttgccacagtctgagcaactaaaaggtttttctcctgtgtgcgttatCATGTGTCTTTCCATGTTTGTCTTTAAAGTGAAgcatttaccacagtctgagcaactataaggtttttctcctgtgtgtgttctcatgtggaCTTGCATGCTTGACTTGTAAGTGAAGCGTTCACCACAGtgtgagcaactaaaaggtttttctcctgtgtgtgttctcatgtgtcgagTCAATTTACTCTTACGAGAAAATCTTTCATCAGAAGCTGAGCAGTTAAAACGTTtacctgtcttctttttagagctttcagagtgtttgttgccagtgtgagtcatcatatcaccttcacagtctgtatcgctgctcagaGATTCTTGGTTGAAGTCGCTGTCTTCAccttcaggagagtgtgacgttgtgtcgtcactatctgacagtggagctaagaggttgtctgcttgtgatcctccacagtggtctccatcagcttctgttgtcatgtgttgcagtgagctgctgcatgaaggctccgcctctctcatctcctcacttggactatgatgaagctgtgaggactcaggtggtttgtcttcagggtcttcggtcttcacagagacaccagtcagtggcaacctggtgagatcagcctcctccggccctagaagatgctctccctcctgagtgatggagagttcttcttcttcctctttaacatagggggtctgtggctcctccttttcctctttaACATTGAGAGGCTGTGGCTCCGCTTCTCTCATGtcctcacttggactatgatgaagctgtgaggactcaggtggtttgtcttcagggtcttcggtcttcacagagacaccagtcagtggcaacctggtgagatcagcctcctctggccctagaagatgctctccctcctgagtgatggagagttcttcctcttcctctttaacatagggggggtggggctcctcctcttccgctTTAATTGGCTGTCGCTCCATCTGCTCCAAAGTGGAGCTCCCACCCTGTGGTGCTGGATGTcaatcagctgctggatgtctgcaggacacaaacaggaATTATTGTGGAAGCTCATTGTGTACagtaagaaaacaaaacaaaactaaaaaaattcaccatttgcaactacgtCTGAaacatgcccatttttactatattttattgaaagaaggATTTTATTTATCCATATTTGTATTAACAGCTCTAAACAAAGTGAaattttaaatcaagctaaaagatagcacatgtccaaaaatctatttacctaacactagtttcttaatggtagcacaacatttgaatcacactttaaccctGTTATTATGCAATGagaggatgcattcaaagacaccactgAACTGTGagtgtatttattttctgtaagattttaaatttggagaaaataaaaaacaagcaaaaaaaccctgaattttcacatttgtacTGGTGGTACGGTTAGCCTCAcatttccccaaactaattgcTAGAGTATAACCAGGAGGATGCACCTCatgtgtgaggtgagtttgGTGGCACTACACGTCACAGAagtgaaataaatgaatcatcGTTTGTTTCTTTTCAGTATAAACATTTGGAGACGGTCCCTTTGCTCCTGTATGGCTGCTCATGGAGATCAGCGTAAGTCATACTGCACAGAGGACGGTTTGTTTGGATTGTAGCTCTTCGTCTGTGTTACCACGGTAGGAAAGACGTATCATTTGCTGTGTAGCAAACATTTgcttgggagttattgatcccggTGCCTAAGTAGGTATTCCCGATATAAAGTGTATCTCCCACCCCAGGAGTGTGCACGACTGTGGGCGGATGGAGCTGAGTTTCCTTGTTTGGATGTTATCTTCTTAAAAAAACGAAATGTGGATTGTTACAGATGTTTAGTAATGTATTACGTCCGTCTGTCCgtcttcaaaataacttgaaacgctccaaatggatttggatgaaatttccaGGAATCGTCGGAAAcaggatatggaagaactgattacattttgggggagaTCACCGTCTGGAGCCAGGAATTATTAAACAATTCTTTACCGTCGCGAGAttggaccattttcggcatttttgcatttaactccagaaaaaatggtcaacggacatggaaaaaaaatacaggacgagTTTTCAACAGGTtcgacaaaatatcaaagactgatccaaaaagtGTGgggttattattttggtgtgaatcacaaaataataattgcAGAAAAAAGATCTAAAAGATTTGATGGGCCTTCATAGTCTGTTCCTGTCCTGTTTGGTTCAGATCCAAAGCAGACAGTGATGGAAGTGCAAGAACAGACTGAATGATTGTGGTGTAGAACTGGATCAGCAGTTCCTGGGGCAGATTGAACTTCCTGAGTTGCCGTAGGAAGTAAAACCTCTGCTGGGCCTTTTTACATACAGTGTCTATGTGGGAGGACCACTTCAGAAGTTGCAGTTCCCAGAAACCCGAAGTTGTCCTCATTAGACACCGCGCTGTTgaggattgtgtgtgtgtgtgtgtgtgtgtgtgtgtgtgtgtgtgtgggtggatgGAGGGGGGTGCAGGAGATGCAGTGTGTGAGGACAGGAACGTGGACAGTcccatcactgtggctgaggcATCTGGGGCagtcaaaacactccccagtggcaaagctccgggggtggacgaggtTCGCCGtgagttcctcaaggctctgtctcttcaacattgcgtggaagtcgggaacagtacatctggattggcagactggggtggtggtcccccttttcaagaagggtgaccggagggtgtgttccaactataggggatcacactcctcagcctccctgggaaagtctattccagggtgctggagagaagagtACAACCGTTATTCcatcctcagctacaggaggtgtaatgtggtttttgtcctggttgtggaagactggaccagctctacaccctcgcaacggtactggagggtacttgggagtttgccaaagcggtctacatgtgctttgtggacttggaaatggcattcgaccgtgtcccctGTGGGGCCTGTGgaggtgctccgggagtacggagttggtggcgcgctactacgtgccattcgtcTTTGTACAatcagagcaggagcctggttggaaTTGCCAGCAGCAAATCCAGCCTGTTTCCGGGGAACGTTGGCATCCACCAAGGCTGCTCTTTGTCACCCATTctattcatcattttcatgggcAGAATTTCTAAgcacagccaaggtgtcgagggactCCAGTTCGGGTGGGAGGGGGTATCCGGCTTGCCTGCCAGCCCCTTCAccgggcctggctccagggtgaggccccggtatcccacgtccggccgaggtgcggtccctcctcgtgtgtttgttcatagggtcttctgaatcactctttgtcTGCACCCTAGGAGACAGGATGAGGAGCTCGATCATCCGTTAGGAGCTGCtgtagagccgctgctctttcacactggtgaggtgttctgggcatgcccagccgggagaaagTCCCGGGAAATCTGGACTTCCCtattgagactgctgcccccacgaccagGACCCatataagcagaagaaaatggatggatggatgctgatACTATCTAGgaattagggttgggcgatatggacctttGCATGTAACATGATATT is drawn from Dunckerocampus dactyliophorus isolate RoL2022-P2 chromosome 9, RoL_Ddac_1.1, whole genome shotgun sequence and contains these coding sequences:
- the LOC129187367 gene encoding gastrula zinc finger protein XlCGF57.1-like isoform X2; the encoded protein is MERQPIKAEEEEPHPPYVKEEEEELSITQEGEHLLGPEEADLTRLPLTGVSVKTEDPEDKPPESSQLHHSPSEDMREAEPQPLNVKEEKEEPQTPYVKEEEEELSITQEGEHLLGPEEADLTRLPLTGVSVKTEDPEDKPPESSQLHHSPSEEMREAEPSCSSSLQHMTTEADGDHCGGSQADNLLAPLSDSDDTTSHSPEGEDSDFNQESLSSDTDCEGDMMTHTGNKHSESSKKKTGKRFNCSASDERFSRKSKLTRHMRTHTGEKPFSCSHCGERFTYKSSMQVHMRTHTGEKPYSCSDCGKCFTLKTNMERHMITHTGEKPFSCSDCGKRFTLKASMQRHMMIHTGEKPFSCSDCGKCFTLKAHMQLHMRTHTGEKPFSCSDCGKLFTRKTSMQSHMTTHVGEKPFTCSHCGKRFTQKRNLRLHLKIHTGENPFSCSECGKRFKRKTNMQSHMRTHTGERPFSCSNCGDTFSWKSALIRHMQSH
- the LOC129187367 gene encoding histone acetyltransferase KAT6A-like isoform X3, which gives rise to MERQPIKAEEEEPHPPYVKEEEEELSITQEGEHLLGPEEADLTRLPLTGVSVKTEDPEDKPPESSQLHHSPSEDMREAEPQPLNVKEEKEEPQTPYVKEEEEELSITQEGEHLLGPEEADLTRLPLTGVSVKTEDPEDKPPESSQLHHSPSEEMREAEPSCSSSLQHMTTEADGDHCGGSQADNLLAPLSDSDDTTSHSPEGEDSDFNQESLSSDTDCEGDMMTHTGNKHSESSKKKTGIFFYCIPFSSVYPGPSQDFSEFHREDNKAFRGQLQGLKYYVLHLQRLTMIQNQKKNLQKKKLSRTTSSCVSIL
- the LOC129187367 gene encoding histone acetyltransferase KAT6A-like isoform X6 — protein: MERQPIKAEEEEPHPPYVKEEEEELSITQEGEHLLGPEEADLTRLPLTGVSVKTEDPEDKPPESSQLHHSPSEDMREAEPQPLNVKEEKEEPQTPYVKEEEEELSITQEGEHLLGPEEADLTRLPLTGVSVKTEDPEDKPPESSQLHHSPSEEMREAEPSCSSSLQHMTTEADGDHCGGSQADNLLAPLSDSDDTTSHSPEGEDSDFNQESLSSDTDCEAFSTFFKC
- the LOC129187367 gene encoding histone acetyltransferase KAT6A-like isoform X4, which gives rise to MERQPIKAEEEEPHPPYVKEEEEELSITQEGEHLLGPEEADLTRLPLTGVSVKTEDPEDKPPESSQLHHSPSEDMREAEPQPLNVKEEKEEPQTPYVKEEEEELSITQEGEHLLGPEEADLTRLPLTGVSVKTEDPEDKPPESSQLHHSPSEEMREAEPSCSSSLQHMTTEADGDHCGGSQADNLLAPLSDSDDTTSHSPEGEDSDFNQESLSSDTDCEGIFFYCIPFSSVYPGPSQDFSEFHREDNKAFRGQLQGLKYYVLHLQRLTMIQNQKKNLQKKKLSRTTSSCVSIL